From one Rhizobium sp. CIAT894 genomic stretch:
- a CDS encoding copper homeostasis protein CutC — MTILLEVCVDSAEGLAAAVAGGAGRIELCSALELGGLTPLPSLMRIAARAPIPVYAMIRPHAGPFIFGAADEEAMLLDIDAVRAAGLAGVVIGANRPDGTLDMPLIHRLKAHASGLGSTLHRAFDLVPDADQALEQAVELGVERILTSGCALKAADGIETLQRLSAKAAGRISIMPGSGIRPANVTAILQTTGAREIHGSCSSPVESADPRAVAFGFEAKSANKTDVAVVREMCRAIAAVG; from the coding sequence GTGACCATCCTGCTGGAAGTGTGTGTGGATAGCGCCGAGGGCCTTGCCGCCGCGGTCGCCGGCGGCGCCGGCCGGATCGAGCTCTGCTCGGCGCTGGAGCTTGGCGGCCTGACGCCGCTGCCGAGCCTGATGCGGATCGCCGCCCGGGCGCCCATCCCGGTCTACGCAATGATCCGCCCGCATGCCGGCCCCTTCATCTTCGGGGCGGCGGACGAGGAAGCGATGCTGCTCGATATCGATGCCGTGCGCGCCGCAGGCCTCGCCGGCGTCGTCATCGGTGCCAACCGGCCCGACGGCACGCTCGACATGCCGCTGATCCACCGGCTGAAAGCGCATGCATCAGGCCTCGGCTCGACGCTGCACCGCGCCTTCGACCTGGTGCCGGATGCCGATCAGGCGCTGGAACAGGCGGTCGAACTCGGCGTTGAGCGCATCCTCACCTCCGGCTGCGCGCTGAAGGCCGCCGACGGAATCGAAACCCTGCAACGCCTCTCGGCCAAGGCTGCCGGCCGCATCTCGATCATGCCCGGCAGCGGCATCCGCCCGGCCAATGTCACCGCCATCTTACAGACGACCGGCGCTCGCGAGATCCATGGTTCCTGCAGCTCACCTGTGGAAAGCGCCGACCCCCGCGCGGTCGCCTTTGGTTTCGAGGCGAAGAGTGCGAATAAGACGGATGTTGCGGTGGTCAGGGAGATGTGTAGGGCGATTGCGGCGGTGGGTTAG